From Symphalangus syndactylus isolate Jambi chromosome 17, NHGRI_mSymSyn1-v2.1_pri, whole genome shotgun sequence, one genomic window encodes:
- the GNS gene encoding N-acetylglucosamine-6-sulfatase isoform X1 encodes MRLLPLAPGRLRRGSPRHLPSCRPALLLLVLGGCLGVFGVAAGTRRPNVVLLLTDDQDEVLGGLTPLKKTKALIGEMGMTFSSAYVPSALCCPSRASILTGKYPHNHHVVNNTLEGNCSSKSWQKIQEPNTFPAILRSMCGYQTFFAGKYLNEYGAPDAGGLEHVPLGWSYWYALEKNSKYYNYTLSINGKARKHGENYSVDYLTDVLANVSLDFLDYKSNFEPFFMMIATPAPHSPWTAAPQYQKAFQNVFAPRNKNFNIHGTNKHWLIRQAKTPMTNSSIQFLDNAFRKRWQTLLSVDDLVEKLIKRLEFTGELNNTYIFYTSDNGYHTGQFSLPIDKRQLYEFDIKVPLLVRGPGIKPNQTSKMLVANIDLGPTILDIAGYDLNKTQMDGMSLLPILRGASNLTWRSDVLVEYQGEGRNVTDPTCPSLSPGVSQCFPDCVCEDAYNNTYACVRTMSVLWNLQYCEFDDQEVFVEVYNLTADPDQITNIAKSIDPELLGKMNYRLMMLQSCSGPTCRTPGVFDPGYRFDPRLMFSNRGSVRTRRFSKHLL; translated from the exons ATGCGGCTCCTGCCTCTAGCCCCAGGTCGGCTCCGGCGGGGCAGCCCCCGCCACCTGCCCTCCTGCCGCCCagcgctgctgctgctggtgctggGCGGTTGCCTGGGGGTCTTCGGGGTGGCTGCGGGAACCCGGAGGCCCAACGTGGTGCTGCTCCTCACGGACGACCAGGACGAAGTGCTCGGCGGCCTG ACACCACTAAAGAAAACCAAAGCTCTCATCGGAGAGATGGGGATGACTTTTTCCAGCGCT TATGTGCCAAGTGCTCTCTGCTGCCCCAGCAGAGCCAGTATCCTGACAGGAAAGTACCCACATAATCATCACGTTGTGAACAACACTCTAGAGGGGAACTGCAGTAGTAAGTCCTGGCAGAAGATCCAAGAACCAAATACTTTCCCAGCAATTCTCAGATCAATGTGTGGTTATCAGACCTTTTTTGCAGggaaatatttaaatgag tatggagccccagatgcaggTGGACTAGAACACGTTCCTCTGGGTTGGAGTTACTGGTATGCCTTG GAAAAGAATTCTAAGTATTATAATTATACCCTGTCTATCAATGGGAAGGCACGGAAGCATGGCGAAAACTATAGTGTGGACTACCTGACAGATGTTTTG GCTAATGTCTCCTTGGACTTTCTGGACTACAAGTCCAACTTTGAGCCCTTCTTCATGATGATCGCCACTCCAGCGCCTCATTCGCCTTGGACAGCTGCACCTCAGTACCAGAAGGCTTTCCAGAATGTCTTTGCACCAAGAAACAAGAACTTCAACATCCATGGAACG aACAAGCACTGGTTAATTAGGCAAGCCAAGACTCCAATGACTAATTCTTCAATACAGTTTTTAGATAATGCATTTAGGAAAAG GTGGCAAACTCTCCTCTCAGTTGATGACCTTGTGGAGAAACTCATCAAGAGACTGGAGTTCACTGGGGAGCTCAACAACACTTACATCTTCTATACCTCAGACAATGGCTATCACACAG gACAGTTTTCCTTGCCAATAGACAAGAGACAGCTGTATGAGTTTGATATCAAAGTTCCACTGTTGGTTCGAGGGCCTGGGATCAAACCAAATCAGACAAGCAAG ATGCTGGTTGCCAACATTGACTTGGGTCCTACTATTTTGGACATTGCTGGCTACGACCTAAATAAGACACAGATGGATGGGATGTCCTTATTGCCCATTTTG AGAGGTGCCAGTAACTTGACCTGGCGATCAGACGTCCTGGTGGAATACCAAGGAGAAGGCCGTAACGTCACTGACCCAACATGCCCTTCCCTGAGTCCTGGCGTATCT CAATGTTTCCCAGACTGTGTATGTGAAGATGCTTATAACAATACCTATGCCTGTGTGAGGACAATGTCAGTGTTGTGGAATTTGCAGTATTGCGAATTTGATGACCAGGAG GTGTTTGTAGAAGTCTATAATCTGACTGCAGACCCAGACCAGATCACTAACATTGCTAAAAGCATAGACCCAGAGCTTTTAGGAAAGATGAACTATCGGTTAATGATGTTACAGTCCTGTTCTGGGCCAACCTGTCGCACTCCAGGGGTTTTTGACCCTGG
- the GNS gene encoding N-acetylglucosamine-6-sulfatase isoform X2 encodes MRLLPLAPGRLRRGSPRHLPSCRPALLLLVLGGCLGVFGVAAGTRRPNVVLLLTDDQDEVLGGLYVPSALCCPSRASILTGKYPHNHHVVNNTLEGNCSSKSWQKIQEPNTFPAILRSMCGYQTFFAGKYLNEYGAPDAGGLEHVPLGWSYWYALEKNSKYYNYTLSINGKARKHGENYSVDYLTDVLANVSLDFLDYKSNFEPFFMMIATPAPHSPWTAAPQYQKAFQNVFAPRNKNFNIHGTNKHWLIRQAKTPMTNSSIQFLDNAFRKRWQTLLSVDDLVEKLIKRLEFTGELNNTYIFYTSDNGYHTGQFSLPIDKRQLYEFDIKVPLLVRGPGIKPNQTSKMLVANIDLGPTILDIAGYDLNKTQMDGMSLLPILRGASNLTWRSDVLVEYQGEGRNVTDPTCPSLSPGVSQCFPDCVCEDAYNNTYACVRTMSVLWNLQYCEFDDQEVFVEVYNLTADPDQITNIAKSIDPELLGKMNYRLMMLQSCSGPTCRTPGVFDPGYRFDPRLMFSNRGSVRTRRFSKHLL; translated from the exons ATGCGGCTCCTGCCTCTAGCCCCAGGTCGGCTCCGGCGGGGCAGCCCCCGCCACCTGCCCTCCTGCCGCCCagcgctgctgctgctggtgctggGCGGTTGCCTGGGGGTCTTCGGGGTGGCTGCGGGAACCCGGAGGCCCAACGTGGTGCTGCTCCTCACGGACGACCAGGACGAAGTGCTCGGCGGCCTG TATGTGCCAAGTGCTCTCTGCTGCCCCAGCAGAGCCAGTATCCTGACAGGAAAGTACCCACATAATCATCACGTTGTGAACAACACTCTAGAGGGGAACTGCAGTAGTAAGTCCTGGCAGAAGATCCAAGAACCAAATACTTTCCCAGCAATTCTCAGATCAATGTGTGGTTATCAGACCTTTTTTGCAGggaaatatttaaatgag tatggagccccagatgcaggTGGACTAGAACACGTTCCTCTGGGTTGGAGTTACTGGTATGCCTTG GAAAAGAATTCTAAGTATTATAATTATACCCTGTCTATCAATGGGAAGGCACGGAAGCATGGCGAAAACTATAGTGTGGACTACCTGACAGATGTTTTG GCTAATGTCTCCTTGGACTTTCTGGACTACAAGTCCAACTTTGAGCCCTTCTTCATGATGATCGCCACTCCAGCGCCTCATTCGCCTTGGACAGCTGCACCTCAGTACCAGAAGGCTTTCCAGAATGTCTTTGCACCAAGAAACAAGAACTTCAACATCCATGGAACG aACAAGCACTGGTTAATTAGGCAAGCCAAGACTCCAATGACTAATTCTTCAATACAGTTTTTAGATAATGCATTTAGGAAAAG GTGGCAAACTCTCCTCTCAGTTGATGACCTTGTGGAGAAACTCATCAAGAGACTGGAGTTCACTGGGGAGCTCAACAACACTTACATCTTCTATACCTCAGACAATGGCTATCACACAG gACAGTTTTCCTTGCCAATAGACAAGAGACAGCTGTATGAGTTTGATATCAAAGTTCCACTGTTGGTTCGAGGGCCTGGGATCAAACCAAATCAGACAAGCAAG ATGCTGGTTGCCAACATTGACTTGGGTCCTACTATTTTGGACATTGCTGGCTACGACCTAAATAAGACACAGATGGATGGGATGTCCTTATTGCCCATTTTG AGAGGTGCCAGTAACTTGACCTGGCGATCAGACGTCCTGGTGGAATACCAAGGAGAAGGCCGTAACGTCACTGACCCAACATGCCCTTCCCTGAGTCCTGGCGTATCT CAATGTTTCCCAGACTGTGTATGTGAAGATGCTTATAACAATACCTATGCCTGTGTGAGGACAATGTCAGTGTTGTGGAATTTGCAGTATTGCGAATTTGATGACCAGGAG GTGTTTGTAGAAGTCTATAATCTGACTGCAGACCCAGACCAGATCACTAACATTGCTAAAAGCATAGACCCAGAGCTTTTAGGAAAGATGAACTATCGGTTAATGATGTTACAGTCCTGTTCTGGGCCAACCTGTCGCACTCCAGGGGTTTTTGACCCTGG